One genomic segment of Trichococcus shcherbakoviae includes these proteins:
- a CDS encoding histidinol-phosphate transaminase, which yields MIRINKNESPIRALTNEEIAEIAVSTRFQEYTDDAIDRLTEAYAAFHGEDPALIAFANGSDEWIQKCTILLGDGPILMLEPDFVMYEEYAAQFQREIIKVPCRADYSFDYDQVYAVIEKEKPSYFIVSQPNNPLGGLHPAAFIEKTADLLAESGGYLILDEAYMDFVDNPPARPVGDHVILLRTLSKIYGLAGLRIGIASSTEKTMQLLNSIAHPYPLNTLSLSIAAYLLEHPERLRAFMADQRRLSAKLKKIFNEGVGDILSVLPSETNFVFTYGELAPALGQWIIDHGYQPRTYEKSGIPCIETAVRYSIATDEQLDALAEIIREWREQL from the coding sequence ATGATCCGGATAAACAAAAATGAAAGTCCCATCCGTGCACTGACAAATGAAGAAATTGCCGAAATAGCCGTCTCGACGCGCTTCCAGGAGTATACGGACGATGCCATCGACCGCCTGACGGAAGCGTACGCCGCTTTCCACGGCGAAGATCCAGCCCTGATCGCTTTTGCCAACGGATCGGATGAGTGGATCCAGAAGTGCACAATCCTTTTGGGGGACGGGCCGATCCTGATGCTGGAGCCGGATTTCGTGATGTACGAAGAGTATGCCGCGCAATTCCAACGTGAAATCATCAAAGTGCCGTGCCGAGCAGATTATTCCTTTGACTATGACCAAGTGTACGCCGTCATCGAGAAGGAAAAGCCTTCCTATTTCATCGTTTCGCAACCGAACAACCCGCTGGGCGGGCTGCATCCTGCCGCTTTCATCGAAAAGACAGCGGATCTGCTGGCTGAATCCGGCGGCTATCTGATTTTGGATGAGGCTTACATGGATTTCGTGGACAATCCGCCGGCGCGTCCGGTAGGGGATCACGTCATCCTTTTGCGTACCTTGTCAAAAATCTACGGCTTGGCTGGTCTGCGCATCGGCATCGCCAGTTCGACTGAGAAGACGATGCAGTTGTTGAACTCCATCGCGCATCCGTATCCGCTCAATACTTTATCATTGAGCATCGCGGCCTACTTGCTGGAGCATCCGGAACGGCTGAGGGCCTTCATGGCTGATCAGCGCCGGCTTTCCGCCAAACTGAAGAAAATCTTCAATGAGGGCGTAGGGGATATTCTTTCCGTACTGCCTAGCGAGACGAATTTCGTCTTCACTTACGGTGAATTGGCGCCTGCTTTGGGTCAATGGATCATCGACCACGGCTATCAGCCGCGGACTTATGAAAAATCAGGCATCCCGTGTATCGAAACGGCTGTGCGTTACTCGATCGCCACGGATGAACAGTTGGATGCCTTAGCCGAAATCATCAGAGAATGGAGAGAACAGCTGTGA